One stretch of Glycine soja cultivar W05 chromosome 7, ASM419377v2, whole genome shotgun sequence DNA includes these proteins:
- the LOC114418386 gene encoding uncharacterized protein LOC114418386 — protein sequence MASNQEATIPLRYWVDNEQKRVVMAEASGDFVDVLFSFLTLPLGTIIRLGNQFQQPVQIGSINNLYESVQNLRPDVFWNNICKKMLLSPRNPLEASYQRLKVKVDDTEPTKYFMCHSCSKGSDLLLSSFDGARCSCRKLMQKKMELLEESKDEASGVDGVFVKGDAMFLIFDDLTVLRSSPSDSLQTPLLFGHTDFSNMQEMSQNVGPREIFSILKHALTSKSPLSDVFIPNRKKIEPSYSFSPDTGPSHWKGSVEIKLMVSKSKNKVLFAEADGDFVDFLVSFLTTPLGSILNLMNGKSSLGSIDNLYASVKKLNASWFIGSSNKSLLNPRVAPQFGCGSNPLNASQEYTPTYWYGTVVVKDNNEGRTMISKKKEMLQYPAKLKLFEPRCYDGAREAAVGFMKRPCLFVVSDDLKVRQLTTTSSIQYMQELGNVKFDDLKEHMVEIRKSHEALNLLRTSLTSKEVGLTRSLLKKWKCQRCIPFWDSILGCVGMEENET from the exons ATGGCTTCCAACCAAGAAGCAACAATCCCTTTGAGATATTGGGTGGATAATGAACAAAAACGTGTAGTTATGGCAGAAGCAAGTGGAGACTTTGTTGATGTTCTCTTTAGTTTCCTGACCCTTCCATTGGGAACTATCATCCGGCTTGGGAACCAATTTCAACAACCGGTACAGATTGGTAGCATCAACAATCTTTACGAGAGTGTGCAAAATTTGCGCCCTGATGTTTTCTGGAACAACATCTGCAAGAAAATGTTGCTTTCTCCACGCAACCCGTTAGAAGCTTCTTACCAGAGACTAAAAGTGAAGGTGGATGATACTGAGCCCACAAAGTATTTCATGTGTCACAGCTGTTCAAAAGGAAGTGATTTGTTGCTGAGTAGTTTTGATGGGGCAAGGTGTTCCTGtagaaaattgatgcaaaagaaaatggagctgcTGGAAGAGTCCAAGGACGAGGCTTCTGGGGTCGACGGTGTTTTCGTTAAAGGGGATGCCATGTTCTTGATCTTTGATGACTTGACAGTGCTCCGAAGCTCTCCAAGTGACTCCCTTCAAACACCCCTCCTATTTGGGCACACAGACTTCAGCAATATGCAAGAAATGTCTCAAAATGTCGGCCCGAGGGAg ATATTTAGCATATTAAAGCACGCATTAACCTCCAAATCTCCACTAAGTGATGTATTCATtccaaacagaaaaaaaattgagccaTCGTACTCTTTCTCACCCGATACTGGCCCGAGTCATTGGAAAGGTTCTGTAGAAATCAAGCTAATGGTGAGCAAATCAAAGAACAAGGTTCTGTTTGCTGAAGCAGATGGAGATTTCGTTGATTTTCTAGTCAGCTTCCTCACAACACCTCTTGGATCTATTCTGAACCTTATGAATGGCAAATCATCGTTGGGAAGCATTGATAACTTGTACGCGAGTGTGAAGAAGCTCAATGCATCATGGTTCATAGGGTCATCAAACAAATCCTTACTGAATCCAAGGGTCGCTCCTCAATTTGGTTGTGGGAGCAATCCACTAAATGCTTCACAAGAATACACTCCTACGTATTGGTATGGCACTGTGGTAGTGAAAGATAATAATGAGGGGCGTACAatgatttcaaagaaaaaagaaatgttacAATATCCAGCAAAACTGAAACTTTTTGAGCCAAGATGTTATGATGGAGCAAGAGAAGCTGCTGTGGGATTTATGAAGAGGCCGTGTCTATTTGTTGTGAGCGATGATCTGAAAGTGAGGCAATTGACAACTACTTCTAGCATTCAGTATATGCAAGAGCTGGGGAATGTCAAGTTTGATGATTTGAAGGAACATATGGTGGAAATCAGGAAGTCACATGAG GCACTGAACCTGTTGAGGACGTCTTTGACATCCAAAGAAGTTGGTTTGACACGGAGCCTATTGAAGAAGTGGAAATGCCAAAGATGCATTCCATTTTGGGATTCCATTTTGGGGTGTGTTGGGATGGAAGAAAATGAGacatag